The proteins below are encoded in one region of Microbacterium pygmaeum:
- the nagA gene encoding N-acetylglucosamine-6-phosphate deacetylase: MTTNGGRGSVIHSVRLVDDGRVIEDAWVRFEGGRVAASGIGGGWRSEPDAGTVVDGAATAGAGAVLTPGFIDIHGHGGGGAAYDDGADAIRTARTLHRSHGTTRAVISLVTAPVDELARRAGAVADLVASDHDVLGSHLEGPFLEADHRGAHDEDLLRAPEPGLVEQLLDAGRGTIRQITFAPERIGALAAIRETVRAGAAAAIGHTGADDATCRQAFEAGATILTHAFNAMPGLHHRDPGPVGAAASDPRITLELIADGVHLHPDIVRAAFAMAPGRIALVTDAMAAAGSPDGDYRLGSLRVQVQDRVARLVDGYPAREGPIAGSTLTQDAALRTAVAAGVDLADAVAALTVVPARVIGVDRDYGTLSVGRAADAVLLGSDLVVRSVWADGTPVD; this comes from the coding sequence GTGACCACGAACGGCGGCCGGGGCAGCGTGATCCACTCGGTCCGGCTCGTGGATGACGGCCGCGTCATCGAGGACGCATGGGTGCGCTTCGAGGGTGGACGGGTCGCCGCGAGCGGCATCGGCGGCGGGTGGCGGAGCGAACCGGATGCCGGCACCGTCGTGGACGGCGCAGCGACCGCCGGCGCGGGGGCCGTCCTGACTCCGGGCTTCATCGACATCCACGGGCATGGCGGCGGCGGCGCGGCCTACGACGACGGTGCGGACGCGATCCGCACCGCCCGCACGTTGCACCGCAGCCACGGCACCACCCGGGCGGTGATCTCGCTGGTGACCGCTCCCGTGGACGAGCTGGCGCGGCGGGCCGGTGCAGTCGCCGACCTGGTCGCTTCAGACCACGACGTGCTCGGCTCGCATCTGGAGGGGCCGTTCCTCGAGGCCGACCACCGTGGCGCGCACGACGAGGACCTCCTGCGCGCACCGGAACCGGGGCTCGTCGAGCAGCTCCTGGATGCGGGGCGCGGCACAATCCGCCAGATCACGTTCGCGCCCGAGCGCATCGGCGCACTCGCGGCCATCCGGGAGACCGTCCGGGCCGGGGCAGCCGCTGCGATCGGGCACACCGGCGCCGACGACGCGACCTGCCGGCAGGCGTTCGAGGCGGGGGCGACCATCCTCACCCACGCCTTCAACGCCATGCCCGGACTCCACCACAGGGATCCGGGGCCGGTCGGCGCCGCGGCATCCGACCCGCGCATCACGCTGGAGCTCATCGCCGACGGGGTGCACCTGCACCCGGACATCGTCCGTGCCGCGTTCGCGATGGCGCCGGGGCGGATCGCGCTGGTGACCGACGCGATGGCCGCCGCCGGCAGCCCGGACGGCGACTACCGTCTCGGGTCGCTGCGCGTGCAGGTGCAGGACCGCGTTGCCCGCCTCGTGGACGGGTATCCGGCACGCGAGGGGCCGATCGCCGGCTCGACGCTGACCCAGGATGCCGCGCTGCGCACGGCCGTCGCGGCCGGAGTCGATCTGGCAGATGCGGTCGCGGCGCTGACCGTCGTCCCGGCACGGGTGATCGGCGTCGACCGCGACTACGGGACGCTGAGCGTCGGGCGCGCCGCCGATGCGGTGCTGCTGGGCAGCGATCTGGTCGTGCGGTCCGTCTGGGCGGACGGCACGCCAGTGGACTGA
- a CDS encoding YrdB family protein: MSESSSASTPAPLPPGTRAPISPIDLLAFLCELFAFASLAIWGFALWPFPWNIVAGIGAPVLAILVWALFVSPRAVIAVHPFVRAVVELFVYVAATIAWWSMGLVWVGLIFGIVAVTAGVLAGRRRLA, translated from the coding sequence ATGTCCGAATCGTCCTCCGCGAGCACGCCCGCGCCGCTGCCGCCGGGCACCCGCGCGCCGATCTCGCCGATCGATCTGCTCGCGTTCCTGTGCGAGCTGTTCGCCTTCGCGAGCCTCGCGATCTGGGGCTTCGCGCTGTGGCCGTTCCCGTGGAACATCGTCGCCGGCATCGGCGCACCGGTGCTCGCGATCCTGGTGTGGGCGCTGTTCGTCTCCCCCCGCGCGGTGATCGCGGTGCACCCCTTCGTTCGCGCCGTCGTCGAGCTCTTCGTCTACGTGGCGGCCACGATCGCATGGTGGAGCATGGGGCTGGTGTGGGTCGGGCTGATCTTCGGCATCGTCGCCGTCACCGCCGGCGTGCTCGCCGGTCGCCGGCGTCTCGCGTGA
- a CDS encoding FAD-binding oxidoreductase, with product MSAGSDVVGLLRAALVDRVDTSERALQDARADKSGHAAAGTPLAVVHAASVEDVQHTLRIATSTGTPVVTRGAGTGLAGGANAGAGEIALSVRGMQRILEVRPDDLLAVVEPGILNADLNDALAEHGLWWAPDPASRAISTVGGNIATGAGGLLCAKYGVVRDAVLGVDLVLADGRLLRLGHRTVKGVTGLDLTSLVIGSEGTLGVVVGATLKLRRLIPGEVCTLAATFPTVRTAAEASAAVTASGAQPAIMELMDAACLAAVHALLDLAPPTPGAAQLTIQTDGPAAAAEAELIASTLRAVGGTVTVSADREEGERLLAIRRSMHPAMETLGTTLIEDVSVPRSALPAMFDEIARVEREHGIVIPTVAHAGDGNLHPNFIFDAVPNEAGIVEVPDAIWDAADDMFRAALRLGGTLTGEHGVGVLKRRWLADELGDDQWELQRQITGVFDPQGILNPGKVFAR from the coding sequence GTGAGCGCGGGCTCCGACGTCGTCGGCCTCCTTCGGGCGGCACTGGTCGATCGCGTCGACACCTCCGAGCGCGCGCTGCAGGATGCGCGCGCCGACAAGTCGGGCCACGCGGCCGCCGGAACCCCGCTCGCCGTCGTGCACGCGGCATCCGTCGAGGATGTGCAGCACACCCTCCGCATCGCGACATCGACCGGAACGCCGGTCGTCACCCGCGGCGCCGGGACCGGCCTGGCGGGCGGGGCGAATGCGGGCGCCGGCGAGATCGCGCTCTCGGTGCGCGGGATGCAGCGGATCCTCGAGGTGCGCCCCGACGACCTGCTCGCCGTCGTCGAGCCCGGCATCCTGAACGCGGATCTGAACGACGCGCTGGCCGAACACGGCCTCTGGTGGGCTCCGGACCCGGCCAGCCGGGCGATCTCGACGGTCGGCGGCAACATCGCGACCGGCGCCGGCGGACTCCTCTGCGCCAAGTACGGCGTCGTCCGCGACGCGGTGCTCGGCGTCGACCTGGTGCTCGCCGACGGCCGATTGCTGCGCCTGGGTCATCGCACCGTCAAGGGTGTTACGGGGCTCGACCTCACATCGCTCGTCATCGGCTCCGAGGGGACGCTCGGGGTGGTCGTGGGCGCCACGCTCAAGCTCCGTCGACTCATTCCCGGCGAGGTATGCACGCTTGCGGCGACGTTCCCGACGGTACGGACGGCGGCCGAGGCATCCGCAGCCGTGACCGCCTCCGGCGCCCAGCCCGCGATCATGGAACTGATGGATGCCGCATGCCTGGCCGCTGTGCACGCGCTCCTGGACCTCGCGCCGCCGACGCCGGGCGCCGCGCAGCTCACGATCCAGACCGACGGCCCGGCTGCCGCGGCGGAGGCCGAACTGATCGCGTCCACGCTGCGCGCCGTGGGCGGAACCGTCACCGTGTCGGCGGACCGCGAAGAGGGCGAGCGGCTCCTGGCGATCCGACGGTCGATGCATCCCGCGATGGAGACGCTCGGCACGACCCTGATCGAGGACGTCTCGGTGCCGCGCAGCGCCCTGCCTGCGATGTTCGACGAGATCGCGCGGGTCGAGCGGGAGCACGGCATCGTCATCCCGACCGTGGCGCACGCCGGCGACGGCAACCTGCACCCGAACTTCATCTTCGACGCCGTCCCGAACGAGGCCGGCATCGTCGAGGTCCCCGATGCGATCTGGGATGCCGCCGACGACATGTTCCGCGCCGCCCTCCGGCTGGGCGGAACCCTGACCGGCGAGCACGGCGTCGGGGTCCTCAAGCGACGGTGGCTGGCCGACGAGCTCGGCGATGACCAGTGGGAGCTGCAGCGGCAGATCACCGGTGTCTTCGATCCGCAGGGAATCCTCAACCCCGGCAAGGTCTTCGCCCGGTGA
- a CDS encoding NUDIX hydrolase, translating to MTSRRILVSAAVITDADGRVLFVRKRGTTVFMQPGGKPEPGEDAAEALARELEEEVGLIVDPSALEPWGTFEADAANEPGHRVVAEVFAVRAEPGDVSPRAEIEELRWIARDEASAVALAPLSLDFLLPRLWS from the coding sequence GTGACCTCGCGGCGCATCCTCGTGAGCGCGGCCGTGATCACCGACGCCGATGGGCGAGTGCTGTTCGTGCGCAAACGCGGCACGACGGTGTTCATGCAGCCCGGCGGCAAGCCGGAGCCGGGTGAGGACGCCGCCGAAGCGCTGGCACGGGAACTCGAGGAGGAGGTCGGGCTGATCGTGGACCCGTCGGCGCTCGAACCGTGGGGGACGTTCGAAGCGGATGCCGCGAACGAGCCGGGCCACCGCGTGGTGGCGGAGGTCTTCGCGGTGCGCGCCGAGCCGGGTGACGTGTCGCCGCGCGCGGAGATCGAGGAGCTGCGATGGATCGCCCGGGACGAGGCATCCGCCGTCGCGCTCGCTCCGCTCAGCCTGGACTTCCTGCTCCCCCGCCTCTGGTCCTGA
- a CDS encoding PPOX class F420-dependent oxidoreductase — protein MTLPDELLALLRGKSTCYISTLMRDGSPQLTQVWVDTDGEHVVVNSVDTHLKVRNLRRDPRVALTISDPSHPSGYYQVRGRAIEITEQRGAEHIDELSQKYSGKPYPWYGGRDQVRVVITIEADKISSVGV, from the coding sequence ATGACACTCCCCGACGAACTGCTCGCCCTCCTGCGCGGCAAGAGCACCTGCTACATCTCGACGCTGATGCGCGACGGCTCGCCGCAGCTCACGCAGGTCTGGGTCGACACCGACGGCGAGCACGTGGTCGTCAACAGCGTGGACACGCACCTGAAGGTCCGCAACCTCCGGCGCGACCCGCGGGTCGCGCTCACCATCAGCGACCCGTCGCACCCGAGCGGCTACTACCAGGTGCGCGGCCGCGCGATCGAGATCACCGAGCAGCGCGGCGCCGAGCACATCGACGAGCTGTCGCAGAAGTATTCCGGCAAGCCCTACCCCTGGTACGGCGGCCGCGATCAGGTGCGCGTCGTCATCACGATCGAGGCCGACAAAATCAGCAGCGTCGGGGTCTGA
- a CDS encoding glucosamine-6-phosphate deaminase: MAEIVIVPDAAAGGAIVADEIARLIRGNPAAVLGLATGSTPLPVYDALPARLSGVDLSRVRGFALDEYVGIDPSHPESYRSVIAREVVQPLGLDPARIRVPDGSLEGIEHAGDDYERAIGEAGGVDLQILGIGTDGHIGFNEPGSSFASLTRVKTLTEQTRQDNARFFDSIDDVPRHCITQGLGTILRARHLVLLAFGAGKAAAVASAVEGPLTASLPGSAIQLHPHATVVIDEAAASDLARADYYRYAFANKPAWQGL; this comes from the coding sequence GTGGCTGAGATCGTCATCGTCCCCGACGCGGCGGCCGGCGGCGCGATCGTCGCCGACGAGATCGCACGGCTGATCCGCGGGAACCCCGCAGCGGTGCTCGGGCTGGCGACCGGGTCGACCCCGCTGCCGGTCTACGACGCGCTTCCCGCGCGCCTGAGCGGGGTGGATCTTTCGCGCGTGCGCGGATTCGCCCTCGACGAGTACGTCGGCATCGACCCGTCGCACCCGGAGAGCTACCGCTCGGTCATCGCCCGCGAGGTGGTCCAGCCGCTGGGACTGGACCCTGCCCGCATCCGCGTGCCCGACGGCTCGCTCGAGGGCATCGAGCATGCCGGCGACGACTACGAGCGGGCGATCGGCGAGGCCGGCGGCGTCGATCTGCAGATCCTCGGCATCGGCACCGACGGACACATCGGGTTCAACGAGCCGGGATCGTCGTTCGCCTCCCTCACGCGCGTGAAGACGCTCACCGAGCAGACGCGGCAGGACAACGCGCGGTTCTTCGATTCGATCGACGATGTGCCGCGGCACTGCATCACCCAGGGCCTGGGCACCATCCTGCGCGCGCGGCACCTGGTGCTCCTCGCCTTCGGCGCCGGAAAGGCCGCGGCGGTCGCCAGTGCGGTGGAAGGGCCGTTGACCGCCTCGCTCCCGGGATCGGCGATCCAGCTGCATCCGCACGCCACGGTGGTCATCGACGAGGCCGCGGCATCCGATCTGGCCCGTGCGGACTACTACCGGTACGCCTTCGCGAACAAACCCGCCTGGCAGGGCCTGTAG
- a CDS encoding ROK family protein produces the protein MRVGLDVGGTKTDAVAVDEGGSIVGRVRLATGWGADAVVGTVLEAVAALGMQSAVTGRPIESVGIGIPGQIEPGSARVVHAVNLGVAELDLAAVVGPRLGAPIHVENDVKAAAYGAYVLHGGSGSMAYLNLGTGIAAGIVSDGSLWRGARGTAGEVGHISVDPSGPLCRCGQRGCIEALAGGGAIAERWAHPGALPVRDVYDAADAGDGNARNLRAGLARGVAAAVRVLVLTADVDAVVLGGGVTALGARLMGDVSAELAASAEASPFMRSLHLEQRVELLPAGSPAAALGAALVGASTGGPVRGAAEALTRG, from the coding sequence ATGAGGGTCGGGCTGGACGTCGGAGGAACCAAGACCGACGCGGTCGCCGTCGATGAGGGCGGGTCGATCGTCGGACGCGTCCGGCTGGCGACCGGATGGGGAGCGGATGCCGTCGTCGGCACGGTCTTGGAGGCTGTCGCCGCCCTCGGCATGCAGAGCGCCGTGACCGGCCGCCCGATCGAGTCGGTCGGTATCGGCATCCCGGGTCAGATCGAGCCGGGAAGCGCGCGCGTGGTGCATGCCGTGAACCTCGGTGTCGCGGAGCTGGATCTCGCGGCCGTCGTCGGCCCGCGTCTGGGCGCACCGATCCACGTCGAGAACGACGTCAAGGCGGCGGCCTACGGCGCGTACGTCCTGCACGGCGGGTCGGGATCCATGGCGTATCTGAACCTCGGCACGGGCATCGCAGCGGGCATCGTCTCGGACGGCAGCCTCTGGCGAGGCGCCCGAGGCACCGCCGGCGAGGTCGGCCACATCTCGGTCGACCCGAGCGGTCCGCTCTGCCGCTGCGGCCAGCGGGGCTGCATCGAAGCGCTCGCCGGCGGCGGCGCGATCGCCGAGCGGTGGGCGCATCCCGGCGCGCTTCCGGTGCGCGATGTCTACGACGCCGCCGATGCCGGGGACGGGAACGCGCGGAATCTGCGGGCGGGCCTGGCCCGCGGAGTCGCCGCAGCCGTTCGGGTGCTCGTGCTGACCGCGGACGTCGACGCCGTCGTGCTCGGCGGTGGGGTGACCGCCCTGGGGGCGCGATTGATGGGCGACGTGTCCGCCGAGCTGGCCGCCAGCGCCGAGGCATCCCCGTTCATGCGCTCGCTGCACCTCGAACAGCGCGTCGAACTCCTGCCGGCCGGCTCGCCCGCCGCCGCCCTCGGCGCCGCCCTGGTGGGTGCATCGACGGGTGGCCCGGTCCGGGGAGCAGCGGAGGCGCTGACCCGTGGCTGA
- a CDS encoding carbohydrate ABC transporter permease produces MEARRPSSKRIVTRTLLNIAAFIVFICSVFPVYWMINMSLTPSNKIISRTPSLLPLEMTFKNYVTAWTREAAPGQTDFPHGLMTSTIVTVGVLIATLLFAFLASVALARFAFRGRRLFIVSVLVIQMIPGEAMMFTIYGMIDDWRLMNTMLGLGIVYLASVIPFTIWTLRGFVAGVPADLEEAAMIDGCTKSQAFWKVTFPLLAPGLVATGIFAFIQAWNEFTMALLLMKGYNLTLPTWLNSFQSATEATNWGAVMAGATLISIPVVIFFLIVQGRMTGGLVAGAVKG; encoded by the coding sequence ATCGAGGCGCGTCGACCCTCCAGCAAGCGCATCGTGACGCGCACCCTCCTGAACATCGCCGCCTTCATCGTCTTCATCTGCTCGGTGTTCCCGGTGTACTGGATGATCAACATGTCGCTCACGCCGAGCAACAAGATCATCAGCCGCACGCCGAGCCTGCTGCCGCTCGAGATGACGTTCAAGAACTACGTCACAGCCTGGACGCGCGAAGCGGCTCCCGGTCAGACCGATTTCCCGCACGGGCTCATGACCTCGACCATCGTCACGGTCGGCGTCCTGATCGCCACCCTCCTGTTCGCGTTCCTCGCCTCCGTCGCCCTGGCCCGGTTCGCGTTCCGCGGGCGACGCCTGTTCATCGTCTCGGTGCTGGTCATCCAGATGATCCCGGGCGAGGCGATGATGTTCACGATCTACGGCATGATCGACGACTGGCGTCTGATGAACACGATGCTGGGGCTGGGGATCGTCTACCTCGCCTCGGTGATCCCGTTCACGATCTGGACGCTGCGCGGATTCGTGGCGGGTGTCCCCGCCGACCTCGAAGAAGCCGCCATGATCGATGGGTGCACCAAGTCGCAGGCGTTCTGGAAGGTCACCTTCCCGCTGCTGGCTCCGGGACTCGTCGCGACCGGCATCTTCGCGTTCATCCAGGCATGGAACGAGTTCACCATGGCGCTGCTGCTCATGAAGGGCTACAACCTGACGCTGCCGACCTGGCTGAATTCGTTCCAGTCGGCCACCGAGGCCACCAACTGGGGTGCGGTGATGGCCGGCGCGACGCTGATCTCGATTCCGGTCGTGATCTTCTTCCTCATCGTGCAGGGGCGCATGACCGGCGGCCTGGTCGCGGGGGCGGTCAAGGGCTGA
- a CDS encoding carbohydrate ABC transporter permease, with protein sequence MSDTSTDTATDTATAVRAARPGSGAAASRVRGPREKARARREARGGWSLLGPSVIILGVMVGYPAVLMVIQSFTDYSVKNKVQGTLPDFVGFDNYLEVFTQSDFPAVLVRSLALMVAMTVLIIGLGVLVAVLMTRLGRGWRITVSVGLLLAWAMPPLAATTVWGWIFDTQYGLVNWALNTLTGTDDWTNHSWLIDPMSFFFVLIIIVVWQGVPFVAFTTYAALGQVPGEVLEAASLDGATGIKRFRFVVFPYLRSVLIVVLVLQVIWNLRIFTQVYALQSRGGLASETNVLGTYMFRQGPGDFGFTSAIGVIMVALLLILSWRYVRSTLKEEEL encoded by the coding sequence ATGAGCGACACCTCTACCGACACCGCCACCGACACCGCCACTGCGGTCCGCGCAGCCCGTCCGGGCTCCGGTGCAGCCGCGTCCCGCGTGCGCGGTCCCCGCGAGAAGGCACGCGCCCGGCGCGAAGCGCGCGGCGGCTGGAGCCTGCTGGGTCCGTCCGTGATCATCCTGGGCGTCATGGTCGGCTACCCGGCCGTGCTGATGGTCATCCAGTCCTTCACGGACTACAGCGTCAAGAACAAGGTGCAGGGCACCCTCCCCGACTTCGTCGGCTTCGACAACTACCTCGAGGTCTTCACGCAATCCGACTTCCCGGCCGTGCTCGTGCGCAGCCTCGCGCTGATGGTCGCCATGACGGTGCTGATCATCGGCCTCGGCGTCCTGGTGGCGGTGCTGATGACCCGTCTCGGTCGCGGCTGGCGCATCACCGTGTCGGTCGGCCTCCTGCTCGCCTGGGCGATGCCGCCCCTGGCCGCCACCACCGTCTGGGGCTGGATCTTCGACACCCAGTACGGCCTGGTCAACTGGGCGCTGAACACCCTGACCGGCACCGACGACTGGACGAATCACTCCTGGCTCATCGACCCGATGTCGTTCTTCTTCGTGCTGATCATCATCGTCGTCTGGCAGGGCGTGCCCTTCGTCGCGTTCACCACCTACGCCGCGCTCGGCCAGGTCCCCGGTGAAGTGCTCGAGGCGGCATCCCTCGACGGAGCCACCGGCATCAAGCGCTTCCGCTTCGTCGTCTTCCCGTACCTGCGCAGCGTCCTCATCGTCGTCCTGGTCCTCCAGGTCATCTGGAACCTGCGCATCTTCACCCAGGTCTACGCGCTGCAGTCCCGCGGAGGGCTCGCGTCCGAGACCAACGTGCTCGGCACTTACATGTTCCGGCAAGGCCCCGGCGACTTCGGCTTCACGAGCGCGATCGGCGTGATCATGGTCGCGCTGCTGCTGATCCTGTCGTGGCGCTACGTGCGCTCGACCCTCAAGGAGGAGGAGCTGTGA
- a CDS encoding extracellular solute-binding protein, whose amino-acid sequence MNKKLGALALVGASAVALAGCAGGSGAAPSDAAGGEITVWLVGTDTPDTARDYLKKTFESENEGWTLKVEEKTWADTNETYVAALSSNDSPDVVEVGNTQALGFIDQGLFADITDIKEDLGGDDLLPGLVDAGTYDDAFYAAPYYAGGRIVFYSPQLVTAPVPATLDDYVAQGIAMETPTMSGIYAPGKDWYNALPYVWAHGGEIAVQDGDEWDAQFSSDDSVAGLEQLQEVYLNATNAPADGDEANPQVPFCAGEVGYLSAPGWVKWSILAEADAENPGCPDTYGTDLAAFPLPGMTAGETAPIFAGGSNIAVAQKSANPEMAKAALKVLLSEGYQQLLAEGGLTPGLISAASSLPDDAITQAQATALANSKFTPMSPNWTEVESALIIPDALVKIAQGGDVKAIATDLDSQIEAILNK is encoded by the coding sequence ATGAACAAGAAGCTCGGAGCACTCGCGCTCGTCGGCGCTTCGGCTGTCGCGCTCGCCGGTTGCGCGGGCGGCAGCGGTGCCGCGCCCAGCGATGCCGCCGGTGGCGAGATCACCGTGTGGCTCGTCGGCACCGACACCCCGGACACCGCGCGCGACTACCTCAAGAAGACGTTCGAGTCCGAGAACGAGGGCTGGACGCTCAAGGTCGAGGAGAAGACCTGGGCGGACACGAACGAGACCTATGTCGCCGCGCTGTCGTCGAACGACTCGCCGGATGTCGTCGAGGTCGGCAACACGCAGGCGCTCGGCTTCATCGACCAGGGCCTGTTCGCCGACATCACCGACATCAAGGAAGATCTCGGCGGCGATGACCTGCTCCCCGGCCTCGTGGACGCGGGGACCTACGACGACGCGTTCTACGCAGCGCCCTACTACGCCGGTGGACGCATCGTCTTCTACTCGCCGCAGCTGGTGACCGCGCCGGTCCCCGCGACCCTGGACGACTACGTCGCCCAGGGGATCGCGATGGAGACGCCCACGATGTCGGGCATCTACGCGCCGGGCAAGGACTGGTACAACGCGCTTCCCTACGTCTGGGCGCACGGCGGAGAGATCGCCGTCCAGGATGGCGACGAGTGGGACGCGCAGTTCTCCAGCGACGACAGCGTCGCAGGGCTCGAACAGCTCCAGGAGGTCTACCTCAACGCCACCAACGCTCCCGCCGACGGCGACGAGGCCAACCCCCAGGTGCCCTTCTGCGCCGGCGAGGTCGGCTATCTGTCGGCTCCCGGCTGGGTGAAGTGGTCGATCCTGGCGGAAGCGGACGCCGAGAACCCGGGGTGCCCCGACACCTACGGCACCGACCTCGCAGCGTTCCCGCTACCCGGTATGACGGCGGGCGAGACCGCGCCCATCTTCGCCGGCGGCTCGAACATCGCCGTCGCGCAGAAGAGCGCGAACCCCGAGATGGCCAAGGCCGCGCTGAAGGTCCTCCTCTCCGAGGGCTACCAGCAGCTGCTGGCCGAGGGCGGGCTCACCCCTGGCCTCATCTCCGCAGCATCCTCGCTGCCGGACGACGCAATCACCCAGGCTCAGGCCACGGCGCTCGCGAACTCGAAGTTCACCCCGATGAGCCCGAACTGGACCGAGGTCGAGTCGGCGCTGATCATCCCGGACGCCCTCGTCAAGATCGCGCAGGGCGGCGACGTCAAGGCGATCGCCACCGATCTCGACTCGCAGATCGAGGCGATCCTCAACAAGTAG
- a CDS encoding ROK family transcriptional regulator, producing the protein MTASERSSSITLEQPTTAPAGARSFGAGRALRQGSKVLPEHARGHNRSLLLQTLFHQGAMSRADLSRETGLTRVTISDLISDLIADGFVAEMGVREASGPGKPAILVDLDRAGHRIVGIDLSGSDAFIGAVLTLDGNIVVRREVPVPTEGDVIETVVALARDLVAQSHAPVLGVGVGTPGVVGDDGVILTAPNLRWAGFDLEGALERALGLPVLVANDANAAVLAEYTFGGAGDDVLLVKVGRGVGSGLLASGRPMRGAHFAAGEIGHVTVGTDGGPLCVCGKVGCLEAWLAVPALTARLAAAADDAARIGILSDAGERLGIALAPIVGVLDVSEIVLSGPPELLDGPLAAATVETLRARTLAEFHDGVRVRMTEQGQDIVLRGAAVMVLSGQLGVS; encoded by the coding sequence ATGACCGCATCAGAGCGCAGCAGCTCGATCACGCTCGAGCAGCCGACCACGGCACCCGCGGGCGCTCGCTCGTTCGGTGCCGGCCGGGCATTGCGCCAGGGGTCGAAAGTCCTGCCCGAGCACGCGCGAGGACACAACCGTTCGCTGCTGCTGCAGACGCTCTTCCACCAGGGGGCGATGAGCCGCGCCGATCTCTCACGCGAGACCGGACTGACCCGCGTGACCATCTCCGACCTCATCAGCGATCTCATCGCCGACGGCTTCGTCGCCGAGATGGGCGTGCGCGAGGCATCCGGACCGGGAAAACCCGCCATCCTGGTCGATCTCGATCGCGCGGGTCACCGCATCGTGGGAATCGACCTGTCCGGCAGCGACGCCTTCATCGGGGCCGTCCTCACCCTCGACGGGAACATCGTGGTCCGCCGCGAAGTGCCGGTTCCGACCGAGGGCGATGTGATCGAGACGGTCGTCGCGCTGGCGCGCGACCTCGTGGCCCAATCCCACGCGCCGGTCCTCGGCGTCGGCGTGGGCACGCCGGGTGTCGTCGGCGATGACGGCGTGATCCTCACCGCACCCAACCTGCGCTGGGCGGGCTTCGACCTCGAGGGTGCGCTGGAGCGCGCGCTCGGCCTGCCGGTCCTGGTGGCCAACGACGCGAACGCCGCAGTGCTGGCCGAATACACCTTCGGCGGCGCGGGAGACGACGTCCTGCTGGTGAAGGTCGGCCGAGGAGTCGGCTCAGGACTCCTGGCATCCGGTCGTCCGATGCGCGGCGCACACTTCGCCGCAGGCGAGATCGGCCACGTCACCGTCGGCACCGACGGTGGACCGCTGTGCGTGTGCGGGAAGGTCGGATGCCTCGAAGCCTGGCTGGCCGTGCCGGCCCTGACCGCGCGCCTGGCCGCCGCCGCGGACGACGCGGCGCGCATCGGCATTCTGAGCGACGCGGGGGAGCGGCTCGGCATCGCCCTGGCACCCATCGTCGGCGTGCTCGACGTCTCGGAGATCGTGCTCTCCGGACCCCCTGAACTTCTCGACGGACCCCTCGCAGCTGCGACCGTCGAGACCCTCCGCGCACGGACGCTCGCCGAGTTCCACGACGGCGTGCGGGTGCGGATGACGGAGCAAGGCCAGGACATCGTCCTGCGCGGAGCTGCCGTCATGGTCCTCTCCGGACAGCTCGGGGTGTCGTAG